A genome region from Burkholderiales bacterium includes the following:
- the prmA gene encoding ribosomal protein L11 methyltransferase, with protein sequence MKGWLALSLSVEAAQAEALSDALQALGAISVELGDAAPEAAALDDTPEEPFPLWARCRVTALFPEGVDGRAIAEEAARLAALAALPPVEMAPVSERDWVRETQSQFGPFQASPRLWVVPSWAAPPPDALIPLRLDPGVAFGSGSHPTTRLCLNWLDATVRGGEHVLDYGCGSGILTIAAIKLGAARAVGVDIDPLALAASRENARLNRVAAEFHDPAQLPADFRADLVVANILARPLMLLAPVLVQALKPGGRLALAGILGEQVEAVAGAYRPALALTVAAVAEENWVLLTGEKSAP encoded by the coding sequence ATGAAGGGCTGGCTCGCCCTTTCCCTGTCGGTGGAGGCGGCCCAGGCCGAGGCCCTCTCCGACGCCCTCCAGGCCCTGGGGGCGATCTCGGTGGAACTGGGCGACGCGGCGCCCGAGGCGGCCGCCCTGGACGACACGCCGGAGGAGCCCTTCCCCCTCTGGGCCCGCTGCCGGGTGACCGCCCTCTTTCCCGAAGGGGTCGATGGGCGGGCGATCGCAGAGGAGGCGGCCCGGCTTGCCGCCCTGGCGGCGCTTCCCCCAGTGGAAATGGCCCCGGTCTCGGAGCGGGACTGGGTGCGGGAGACCCAGTCCCAGTTCGGCCCGTTCCAGGCGAGCCCCAGGCTTTGGGTGGTGCCGAGCTGGGCGGCGCCTCCTCCCGACGCCCTCATCCCGCTGCGCCTGGATCCCGGAGTCGCCTTCGGCTCCGGAAGCCACCCGACCACGCGCCTGTGCCTTAACTGGCTTGACGCCACGGTGCGCGGTGGCGAACATGTGCTGGATTACGGCTGCGGCTCCGGAATCCTGACCATCGCCGCGATAAAGCTGGGCGCCGCCCGGGCCGTGGGGGTGGACATCGATCCGCTGGCCCTGGCGGCGAGCCGGGAGAACGCTCGGCTGAACCGGGTGGCCGCCGAATTCCATGACCCCGCCCAGCTCCCCGCCGACTTCCGCGCCGACCTTGTGGTGGCCAACATCCTGGCGAGACCCTTGATGCTGCTCGCCCCGGTGCTGGTCCAGGCCCTCAAGCCCGGCGGGCGTCTCGCCCTGGCGGGCATCCTGGGGGAGCAGGTCGAAGCGGTGGCAGGGGCTTACCGGCCGGCCCTGGCCCTCACCGTGGCGGCGGTGGCGGAGGAGAACTGGGTGCTGCTCACAGGGGAGAAAAGCGCCCCATGA
- the tpx gene encoding putative thiol peroxidase gives MVTFAGNPVTLNGNFPAVGAKAPAFTLVGKDLKDVSLKDFAGKRKVLSIVPSLDTPTCAKSTRVFNEKASSLPNTVVLVISADLPFAQARFCGAEGLSNVITLSTLRGSEFKKSYGVEIADGPLAGLCARAVLVLDENDVVKHAELVSEIKNEPNYEAALAALR, from the coding sequence ATGGTCACTTTTGCAGGCAATCCCGTCACCCTCAATGGGAACTTCCCCGCCGTCGGCGCCAAGGCGCCCGCCTTCACCCTCGTGGGCAAGGACCTGAAGGACGTGTCCCTCAAGGACTTCGCCGGCAAGCGCAAGGTGCTCTCCATCGTGCCGAGCCTGGACACGCCCACCTGCGCCAAGTCCACCCGCGTCTTCAACGAAAAGGCTTCCAGCCTGCCCAACACCGTGGTGCTGGTGATCTCGGCGGACCTGCCCTTCGCCCAGGCGCGCTTCTGCGGCGCTGAGGGCTTGAGCAACGTCATTACCCTCTCCACGCTGCGCGGGTCTGAGTTCAAGAAGAGCTACGGCGTGGAGATCGCGGACGGGCCGCTCGCGGGTTTGTGCGCCCGGGCGGTGCTGGTGCTGGACGAAAACGACGTGGTGAAGCATGCCGAGCTGGTGTCGGAGATCAAGAACGAGCCCAACTACGAGGCGGCCCTGGCGGCGTTGAGGTGA
- a CDS encoding NAD-dependent dehydratase, which produces MLRGRSRGSLRRLIIVGCGDVGLRLAARLSGRYRLLALTHSPARHALLRARGVVPLPGDLDRAASLARLGGVAHALVHLAPPPGRGARDTRTMHLLAALGKRGMLPQTLVYISTSGVYGDCGGALVPETRPVNPATARARRRVDAEERLRAFGRRHGVRVVILRVPGIYSGERLPLERLRARTPALVPEEDSYSNHIHADDLAAAVAAALARGRSGRVYNVSDDSELRMGDYFDRVADRHGLARPPRIRRGEAPGRIPETLLSFMNESRRLVNARMKRELRLKLRYPTVDQGLEAP; this is translated from the coding sequence ATGCTCCGGGGGCGGTCGCGCGGTTCGCTGAGGCGGCTCATCATCGTCGGCTGCGGCGACGTGGGCCTGCGCCTCGCCGCGCGCTTGTCCGGCCGCTACCGGCTGCTCGCCTTGACCCACAGCCCGGCGCGCCACGCCCTGCTGCGGGCGCGGGGGGTGGTGCCCCTGCCCGGCGACCTGGACCGGGCCGCGTCCCTGGCGCGGCTCGGTGGCGTCGCCCACGCCCTGGTCCATCTCGCGCCGCCGCCGGGGCGAGGCGCGCGGGACACGCGCACGATGCATTTGCTCGCCGCGCTGGGAAAGCGGGGCATGTTACCACAGACCCTGGTGTACATCAGCACGAGCGGCGTCTACGGCGATTGCGGCGGGGCGCTGGTCCCGGAGACCCGGCCGGTCAATCCCGCGACGGCCCGCGCCCGCCGCCGCGTGGACGCCGAAGAGCGCTTGCGCGCCTTCGGCCGGCGTCACGGCGTGCGGGTGGTGATCCTGCGGGTGCCCGGCATCTATTCCGGGGAGCGCCTGCCCCTCGAACGGTTGAGAGCCCGCACCCCCGCCCTGGTCCCCGAGGAGGACAGCTACAGCAACCACATCCACGCCGACGACCTGGCGGCCGCGGTGGCGGCCGCCCTGGCGCGGGGGCGCTCCGGGCGGGTGTACAACGTGAGCGACGACTCCGAGCTGCGCATGGGGGACTACTTCGATCGGGTCGCCGACCGTCACGGGCTGGCGCGCCCCCCGCGCATCCGGCGCGGGGAGGCGCCGGGCCGCATCCCCGAGACGCTCTTGAGCTTCATGAACGAGTCCCGGCGGCTTGTGAATGCGCGCATGAAGCGGGAGTTGAGGCTCAAGCTGCGCTATCCGACGGTGGACCAGGGCTTGGAAGCGCCTTAG
- the gcvT gene encoding aminomethyltransferase, producing MALKTTPLTHFHRRQGARLVDFSGWEMPLHYGSQIEEHHRVRRDAGVFDVSHMLAIDLEGAGAEALLRRLLSKDVGRLARPGAALYALMLNEDGGIVDDVIAYQRGPAAFRVVVNAGPAEKDLAWIRRHGAGLSVTMTPRRDLAILAVQGPNARRRAAEALPAAAALLQGLARFQAAEADGAFVARTGYTGEDGCELMLPAERAEGVWRRLLDAGVAPCGLGARDTLRLEAGLNLYGQDMDEDVTPFECGLGWAVDLDGTRDFVGRAALAGARPRWQRLGLVLEDKGVLRHGQRVETAAGEGLVTSGGFAPTLGRSIALARVPLGVAPGASVSVAIRDKMAQAKCVQPPFVREGKPCIALLSGGDSARSIRNNP from the coding sequence ATGGCGCTCAAAACGACTCCCCTCACTCACTTCCATCGTCGACAGGGCGCCCGGCTGGTGGATTTCAGCGGCTGGGAAATGCCGCTCCATTACGGCTCCCAGATCGAGGAACACCATCGGGTGCGCCGGGACGCCGGGGTCTTTGACGTGTCCCACATGCTGGCGATCGACCTGGAGGGTGCGGGCGCCGAAGCGCTGCTCCGCCGGCTGCTCTCGAAGGACGTGGGCCGGCTCGCCCGCCCCGGCGCGGCCCTCTACGCCTTGATGCTCAACGAAGACGGGGGCATCGTGGACGATGTGATCGCCTACCAGCGGGGCCCCGCCGCCTTCCGGGTGGTAGTGAACGCCGGCCCGGCGGAGAAGGATCTCGCCTGGATCCGGCGCCATGGCGCGGGACTTTCGGTGACGATGACGCCGCGCCGGGATCTGGCCATCCTGGCGGTGCAGGGGCCGAACGCCCGCCGTCGCGCGGCGGAGGCGCTCCCGGCGGCCGCCGCCCTCCTGCAGGGCCTCGCCCGGTTCCAGGCGGCGGAGGCGGACGGCGCCTTCGTCGCGCGCACGGGCTACACCGGCGAGGACGGCTGCGAGCTGATGCTCCCCGCCGAGCGGGCAGAAGGCGTGTGGCGGCGGCTCCTGGACGCGGGCGTCGCCCCCTGCGGGCTGGGCGCCCGAGACACCCTGCGACTGGAAGCCGGGCTCAACCTGTACGGCCAGGACATGGACGAGGACGTGACCCCCTTCGAGTGCGGGCTGGGTTGGGCCGTGGACCTGGATGGGACGCGGGACTTCGTGGGGCGCGCGGCACTGGCGGGCGCGCGTCCCCGCTGGCAGCGGTTGGGGCTGGTGCTGGAGGACAAAGGGGTCCTGCGCCACGGCCAGCGGGTGGAAACGGCCGCTGGCGAGGGTCTCGTCACCAGCGGCGGTTTCGCGCCGACCTTGGGCCGCTCCATCGCGCTAGCGCGCGTGCCCCTGGGCGTCGCGCCGGGCGCGTCCGTGAGCGTTGCGATTCGCGATAAAATGGCGCAAGCCAAGTGCGTGCAACCGCCGTTCGTGCGCGAAGGCAAGCCGTGCATTGCCCTGTTATCGGGCGGCGATTCCGCGAGAAGCATAAGGAACAACCCATGA
- the accB gene encoding acetyl-CoA carboxylase biotin carboxyl carrier protein subunit produces MDLRKLKKLIDLVQASGIAELEITEGEEKVRITRNAVSAAPSVAMVPAASPIPPAPAPAQNSTVEPAAAPKLPEGHVIKSPMVGTFYRSSSPGSKPFVELGQTVKAGDTLCIIEAMKLMNEIESDVAGVVKAILVENGQPVEYGEPLFVIEVE; encoded by the coding sequence ATGGACCTGCGCAAGCTCAAGAAGCTGATCGACCTGGTGCAGGCCTCCGGCATCGCCGAGCTGGAAATCACCGAAGGGGAGGAGAAGGTACGGATCACCCGCAACGCGGTCTCGGCCGCCCCTTCGGTGGCCATGGTCCCGGCGGCCTCTCCCATCCCGCCTGCCCCGGCCCCCGCCCAGAACTCGACCGTCGAACCGGCCGCCGCCCCCAAGCTCCCCGAAGGCCACGTGATCAAGTCCCCCATGGTGGGCACGTTCTACCGCTCTTCCTCCCCCGGGTCCAAGCCTTTCGTCGAGCTGGGCCAGACGGTTAAGGCGGGCGATACGCTGTGCATCATCGAGGCCATGAAACTCATGAACGAGATCGAGTCGGACGTGGCCGGCGTGGTCAAGGCCATCCTGGTGGAGAACGGCCAGCCGGTAGAATACGGCGAGCCCCTGTTCGTGATCGAGGTCGAGTGA
- the aroQ gene encoding 3-dehydroquinate dehydratase, protein MKSSQVLVLHGPNLNLLGVREPEVYGLVTLGEINERLMKLGEAHGVPVVCFQSNSESDLVERVHKARDDHTGFILVNPAAFTHTSVALRDALSAVAIPFIEVHLSNLHAREPFRRVSYFSDRAVGVITGLGAKGYELALLYALDFLAHKA, encoded by the coding sequence GTGAAATCTTCCCAAGTCCTGGTCCTCCACGGGCCCAACCTGAATCTCCTCGGCGTGCGGGAGCCCGAGGTCTATGGGCTCGTCACGTTGGGCGAAATTAACGAGCGTTTGATGAAGTTGGGCGAGGCTCATGGGGTGCCGGTGGTGTGCTTCCAGAGCAACTCGGAATCCGACCTGGTGGAGCGGGTACACAAGGCCCGGGACGATCACACCGGTTTCATCCTCGTCAATCCGGCGGCCTTCACCCACACCAGCGTGGCCTTGCGGGACGCCCTTTCCGCCGTGGCGATCCCCTTCATCGAGGTGCACCTGTCCAACCTCCATGCCCGCGAACCCTTCCGGCGGGTCTCCTACTTTTCCGATCGCGCTGTGGGGGTCATCACCGGCCTGGGCGCCAAGGGCTACGAGCTGGCGCTCCTCTACGCCCTGGATTTCCTGGCTCACAAGGCCTGA
- the fabG gene encoding acetyl-CoA carboxylase biotin carboxylase subunit: MFEKILIANRGEIALRIQRACRELGIRTVVVHSEADAEAKYVKLADESVCIGPAPSAQSYLNVPAIISAAEVTDAEAIHPGYGFLSENADFAEMVEKSGFVFVGPRPETIRLMGDKVSAKNAMKKAGVPTVPGYDSPLPDNPAEIRRIAKSIGYPVILKAAGGGGGRGMRVVHTEAALLNAVATVQAEAQAAFGNPAVYMEKFLENPRHIEIQVLADEYRNVVHLGDRDCSMQRRHQKIIEEAPAPGLTPRQREKIAERCVEACRRIGYRSAGTLEFLYENGEFYFIEMNTRVQVEHPVTEMITGVDIVKQQILIAAGERLKFRQRDIVFRGHALECRINAEDPFTFSPSPGRITSYHPPGGPGVRVDSHVYQGYFVPPHYDSLIGKVIAFGDTREQAIARMRSALSEMVVEGIKTNIPLHQELLMDTAFLQGGVSIHYLEQKLAGVAKKKTA, from the coding sequence ATGTTTGAAAAAATTCTGATTGCGAACCGCGGCGAGATCGCCCTGCGCATCCAGCGCGCCTGCCGGGAGCTGGGCATCAGGACCGTGGTGGTGCACTCGGAAGCCGACGCGGAGGCGAAGTACGTGAAGCTTGCCGACGAATCCGTGTGCATCGGCCCGGCGCCCTCGGCCCAGAGCTACCTCAACGTCCCCGCCATCATCAGCGCCGCCGAGGTGACCGACGCCGAGGCGATCCATCCGGGCTACGGGTTTCTCTCGGAAAACGCCGACTTCGCCGAGATGGTGGAAAAGAGCGGCTTCGTCTTCGTCGGGCCGCGCCCCGAGACCATCCGCCTCATGGGCGACAAGGTGAGCGCCAAGAACGCCATGAAGAAGGCGGGGGTGCCCACGGTGCCCGGCTACGACTCGCCCCTACCGGACAACCCGGCGGAGATCCGCCGGATCGCCAAATCCATCGGCTACCCGGTGATCCTTAAGGCCGCCGGAGGCGGAGGCGGGCGCGGCATGCGGGTGGTGCACACGGAAGCGGCGCTGCTCAACGCCGTGGCCACGGTCCAGGCGGAGGCCCAGGCGGCCTTCGGCAACCCGGCGGTGTACATGGAGAAGTTCCTGGAAAACCCCCGCCACATCGAAATCCAGGTGCTCGCCGACGAATACCGCAACGTGGTCCACTTGGGCGACCGGGACTGCTCCATGCAAAGGCGCCACCAGAAGATCATCGAAGAGGCCCCGGCCCCCGGGCTGACCCCGCGCCAGCGGGAGAAAATCGCCGAGCGCTGCGTGGAGGCCTGCCGGCGCATCGGCTACCGGAGCGCGGGCACCCTGGAGTTCCTCTACGAGAACGGGGAGTTCTACTTCATCGAGATGAACACCCGGGTCCAGGTGGAGCATCCGGTGACCGAGATGATCACTGGGGTGGACATCGTCAAGCAGCAGATCTTGATCGCGGCGGGCGAACGCCTGAAGTTCCGCCAGCGGGACATCGTCTTCCGCGGTCACGCCCTCGAGTGCCGCATCAACGCCGAGGATCCCTTCACCTTCAGCCCCAGCCCGGGCCGCATCACCTCCTATCACCCGCCGGGAGGACCGGGCGTGCGGGTGGACTCCCATGTCTACCAGGGCTATTTCGTCCCGCCCCACTACGATTCCCTGATCGGCAAGGTCATCGCCTTCGGCGATACCCGCGAGCAGGCCATCGCCCGCATGCGCTCGGCCCTTTCGGAAATGGTGGTGGAGGGCATCAAGACCAACATCCCCCTGCACCAGGAGCTTCTCATGGACACCGCTTTCTTGCAGGGCGGGGTGAGCATTCACTATCTTGAGCAGAAGCTGGCGGGCGTGGCCAAGAAAAAGACCGCATGA
- the cutA gene encoding divalent-cation tolerance protein CutA, whose amino-acid sequence MTSLLVITNLPDRDSAEKLAEALIDQRAAACVNVTGACRSVYRWRGQVERADEFPVFIKTTAEAYPRLEQLIRERHPYELPEIIAVRIEQGLPAYLAWVAAETGGPGAS is encoded by the coding sequence ATGACTTCGTTACTCGTCATCACCAACCTCCCGGACCGGGACAGCGCCGAGAAGCTGGCCGAGGCCCTCATCGACCAGCGGGCGGCGGCCTGCGTCAACGTGACGGGGGCCTGCCGCTCGGTGTACCGGTGGCGCGGGCAGGTGGAGCGGGCGGACGAATTCCCGGTGTTCATCAAGACGACGGCGGAAGCCTACCCGCGCCTGGAGCAACTCATCCGGGAGCGGCACCCCTACGAACTCCCGGAAATCATCGCGGTCCGTATTGAGCAGGGCCTGCCGGCCTATCTCGCCTGGGTGGCGGCGGAAACCGGCGGCCCAGGCGCCTCATAG
- the dsbD gene encoding thiol:disulfide interchange protein DsbD, translating into MRLVLVLLFLVSPFVGLPEAGAQDFLRAARQALAAPAEEELLPPDAAFRAEVLARDGRTLEARFSPAKGYYLYRDKFSFSLVDAPGVQLASVEIPPGKPKDDPFFGKIDVFYEPVAVLIRLQREAEVAGPIKLKAGYQGCNEPVGVCYPPIEKVFEVALPAAVAAPPGAATAQAEDDRVAGLLKSEGFWLIVASFLGFGLLLAFTPCVLPMIPILSGIVAGQGHRLTKLRGFTLALAYVLGMAITYAAAGVAAGLSGTMLSAALQNPWVLGMFAALFVLLALSMFGFYELQLPASLQSRLAGTANRLGSGHYAGVFVMGALSAVIVGPCVAAPLAGALLYISQTRDVVLGGAALFAMAIGMGLPLLAVGASAGALLPKAGPWMENVKRFFGVVLLAVAIYTVSPVIPAVVHMLLWAALLIVSAIYLHAIDPLPPEASGYRRFWKGVGVIALLVGVSLLVGALSGGRDVLQPLAGLRFAGGEVAAGAAQAGHLPFERVRSLAELETRLQAAGGRYAMLDFYADWCITCKEMERFTFSDPRVQAKLRDAVLLQADVTRNTLEDAALLKRFNLFGPPAILFFDRQGREVAGVRVVGFQNADDFLATLERAMP; encoded by the coding sequence ATGCGGTTGGTCCTTGTCCTGCTGTTCCTGGTTTCCCCCTTCGTCGGCCTGCCCGAGGCGGGGGCTCAGGATTTCCTCCGGGCGGCTCGCCAGGCGTTGGCCGCGCCTGCGGAAGAGGAGCTGCTGCCGCCAGACGCGGCCTTCCGGGCTGAGGTGCTCGCCCGGGATGGGCGGACCCTGGAAGCCCGCTTCAGCCCGGCCAAGGGCTATTACCTCTATCGGGACAAGTTCTCCTTCAGCCTGGTGGATGCCCCCGGGGTGCAGCTCGCCAGCGTGGAGATTCCCCCCGGGAAGCCTAAGGACGACCCCTTCTTCGGCAAGATAGACGTCTTCTACGAGCCGGTGGCGGTATTGATTCGGCTGCAGCGGGAGGCCGAGGTGGCGGGCCCGATTAAGCTGAAGGCCGGCTACCAGGGTTGCAACGAGCCGGTGGGGGTGTGCTATCCGCCTATCGAAAAGGTCTTCGAGGTGGCCCTGCCCGCTGCGGTGGCCGCGCCGCCGGGGGCCGCGACCGCCCAGGCGGAGGATGATCGGGTGGCCGGGCTCCTCAAGTCCGAGGGGTTCTGGCTGATCGTGGCGAGCTTCCTGGGCTTCGGGCTGCTCCTCGCCTTCACGCCCTGCGTGCTTCCCATGATTCCCATCCTGTCCGGGATCGTCGCCGGGCAGGGCCATCGGCTCACCAAGCTGCGCGGGTTCACCTTGGCCCTCGCCTACGTGCTGGGCATGGCCATCACCTACGCGGCCGCCGGCGTGGCGGCGGGGCTTTCGGGCACCATGCTGTCGGCGGCCCTGCAGAACCCGTGGGTGCTGGGGATGTTCGCGGCCCTCTTCGTGCTGCTTGCCCTGTCCATGTTCGGGTTCTACGAGCTGCAACTGCCTGCCTCCCTCCAGAGCCGGCTCGCCGGCACGGCCAACCGGCTGGGCAGCGGCCACTACGCCGGGGTCTTCGTCATGGGGGCGCTGTCGGCGGTGATCGTGGGTCCCTGCGTGGCGGCGCCCCTGGCGGGGGCGCTCCTGTACATCAGCCAGACCCGGGACGTGGTGCTGGGCGGCGCGGCCCTCTTCGCCATGGCCATCGGCATGGGCCTGCCCTTGCTCGCCGTGGGCGCTTCCGCCGGGGCGCTCCTGCCCAAAGCCGGCCCCTGGATGGAAAACGTCAAGCGCTTTTTCGGCGTCGTGCTGCTGGCGGTGGCGATCTACACCGTCTCCCCAGTGATCCCGGCGGTGGTGCACATGCTTCTATGGGCGGCGCTCCTCATCGTCTCCGCCATTTATCTCCACGCCATCGATCCCCTGCCACCGGAGGCTTCCGGCTACCGCAGGTTCTGGAAGGGCGTGGGCGTCATCGCCCTCCTCGTGGGGGTGTCCCTGCTGGTGGGGGCCCTTTCCGGCGGGCGCGACGTGCTCCAGCCCCTGGCGGGGCTGAGGTTCGCCGGGGGCGAGGTCGCCGCGGGCGCCGCCCAGGCGGGCCATTTGCCCTTCGAGCGGGTGCGCTCCCTGGCGGAGCTGGAGACCCGGTTACAGGCTGCGGGGGGCCGCTACGCCATGCTGGATTTCTACGCCGACTGGTGCATCACGTGCAAGGAGATGGAGCGCTTCACCTTCAGCGACCCCCGAGTGCAAGCCAAGCTCCGGGACGCGGTGCTGCTCCAGGCGGACGTGACCCGCAACACCCTCGAGGACGCAGCCTTGCTCAAGCGCTTCAACCTCTTCGGTCCGCCCGCCATCCTCTTTTTCGACCGGCAGGGTCGGGAAGTGGCCGGGGTGCGGGTCGTGGGTTTCCAGAACGCCGATGACTTTCTCGCCACCTTGGAGAGGGCAATGCCATGA
- the gcvPA gene encoding putative glycine dehydrogenase (decarboxylating) subunit 1 produces the protein MPFIPHTERDVAEMLEAIGIEALDDLFDEIPAGLKLGAFAELPPALGEAQVTRLMLERAEADGRYLNFCGAGAYEHFVPAAVWQIVIRGELYSAYTPYQAEASQGTLQLMYEYQSMICALTAMEVANAGLYDGASALGEAVLMAVRCHGGGAETRRRVLVPRAVHPAYRAVARTLTRPQGIELIEVPFDPGSGRTDLQALEAIDTAGCAALVIPQPNYFGVLEDADALCRFARSRGLLAIGLVNPMAAALLKPPGEWEGGGADIAVGDGQPLGLPLSGGGPYFGFMTCRQALVRQLPGRLAGATVDRDGRRGFALTLQAREQHIRRAKATSNICTNQGLAVAAATVYMALLGPEGLRRVAGRCHANARRLARLLEAVPGVERLFDAPVFHELALRLAAPAAEVLRALEAQGILGGVELVPDYPELGNGLLVCATETKEEEDLRRFADNLERILGKRIKPPPCAMKT, from the coding sequence ATGCCTTTCATTCCTCACACCGAGCGGGACGTGGCCGAGATGCTCGAAGCCATCGGCATCGAGGCCCTCGACGACCTGTTCGACGAGATCCCCGCGGGCCTCAAGCTCGGCGCCTTCGCGGAGCTGCCGCCGGCCCTCGGAGAGGCCCAGGTTACCCGGCTGATGCTGGAGCGCGCCGAAGCGGACGGTCGTTATCTCAACTTCTGCGGCGCCGGTGCCTACGAGCATTTCGTTCCCGCCGCCGTGTGGCAGATCGTCATCCGCGGAGAGCTCTATTCCGCCTATACCCCTTATCAGGCGGAGGCGAGCCAGGGAACGCTGCAGCTCATGTACGAGTACCAGTCCATGATCTGCGCCCTGACGGCCATGGAGGTAGCCAACGCCGGCCTCTACGACGGCGCTTCCGCCCTGGGCGAAGCGGTGCTGATGGCGGTGCGCTGCCACGGCGGTGGGGCAGAGACCAGGCGCCGGGTCCTGGTTCCCCGCGCGGTTCACCCCGCTTACCGGGCCGTCGCCCGCACCCTCACCCGGCCCCAGGGCATCGAGCTCATCGAGGTGCCGTTCGATCCGGGCAGCGGCCGCACCGACTTGCAGGCCTTGGAAGCCATCGACACGGCGGGCTGCGCCGCGCTGGTGATCCCCCAGCCCAACTACTTCGGGGTGCTGGAGGATGCCGACGCCCTGTGCCGCTTCGCCCGCTCTCGAGGACTGCTGGCCATCGGGCTCGTGAACCCGATGGCGGCGGCGCTCCTGAAGCCGCCGGGGGAATGGGAAGGAGGAGGCGCCGACATCGCCGTAGGGGACGGGCAGCCCCTGGGCCTGCCGCTTTCCGGTGGCGGTCCCTATTTCGGCTTCATGACCTGCCGCCAGGCCCTGGTGCGCCAACTCCCCGGGCGGCTCGCCGGCGCCACCGTGGATCGGGACGGGCGCCGCGGTTTCGCGCTGACCCTCCAGGCGCGGGAGCAGCATATCCGCCGCGCCAAGGCTACCTCCAACATCTGCACCAACCAGGGCCTGGCGGTGGCGGCGGCCACCGTGTACATGGCCCTGCTGGGGCCCGAAGGGTTGCGCCGCGTGGCCGGTCGCTGCCACGCCAACGCGCGCCGGCTGGCACGGCTGCTGGAGGCAGTGCCGGGCGTGGAGCGGCTATTCGACGCCCCCGTGTTCCACGAGCTGGCGCTGCGCCTGGCGGCGCCGGCTGCCGAGGTGCTGCGGGCGCTGGAAGCCCAGGGCATCCTGGGCGGTGTAGAGCTCGTCCCCGACTACCCCGAGCTGGGCAACGGGCTTCTCGTGTGCGCCACCGAGACCAAGGAGGAAGAGGACTTGCGGCGCTTCGCCGACAACCTGGAGCGCATCCTCGGCAAGCGCATCAAGCCACCCCCCTGCGCAATGAAAACCTAA
- the gcvH2 gene encoding glycine cleavage system H protein 2 produces MTAPHHLRYSKTHEWARLDDDGLVTVGITHHAQEQLGDMVYVELPEVGRAYKAGTECAVVESVKAAADVYAPVGGTVVAVNELLEAHPEQLNQDPYGAWIFKLKPENAEDLKRLLSAAQYQSMVDADEG; encoded by the coding sequence ATGACCGCACCCCACCATCTGCGCTATAGCAAGACCCACGAATGGGCGCGCCTGGACGATGACGGCCTGGTGACCGTGGGCATCACCCATCACGCCCAGGAGCAGCTCGGCGACATGGTGTACGTGGAGCTGCCCGAGGTGGGGAGAGCGTACAAGGCGGGCACGGAATGCGCGGTGGTGGAATCGGTGAAGGCCGCCGCCGACGTCTATGCGCCCGTGGGCGGCACCGTGGTGGCGGTGAACGAGTTGCTCGAGGCGCACCCCGAGCAGTTGAACCAGGACCCCTACGGGGCCTGGATCTTCAAGCTCAAGCCCGAGAACGCCGAGGACTTGAAGCGCCTCTTGAGCGCCGCCCAGTATCAGTCCATGGTGGATGCCGACGAGGGTTGA